The genome window TTTGCTGCGGCAATTAAATAGGGAACAAAGTCTTCATCAATGCGGGGCAATATGGCTTCAGTTTCTGGATCACCCAAGCGAACATTGTATTCAATTACATAAGGATCTCCTTTCACATTCATCAGTCCAATAAAAACAAATCCCCTGTATTCAATTCCTTCTTTCTGAAATCCTTTAATGGTAGGTTCAATAATTCTGTCAATAACTTTTTGCATGAATTTTTGATCCGCAAAAGGAACTGGAGAAATGGATCCCATTCCACCTGTATTTGGTCCTGTATTGCCTTCTCCAATTTGTTTGTAATCTTTTGCTTCTGGTAGTGAAACATAGTTTTTTCCATCCGTTAATACAAAAACGGAAAGCTCAATGCCATCCAGAAATTCTTCAATAACTACCTTGGAACCTGCTTCTCCAAATTTATTATTTAAAAAAAGATCGTCAATAGCCTGTTCTGCATCTTTTCTTTCAAAAGCTACCGTAACTCCTTTTCCTGCTGCCAAACCATCTGCTTTAATAACAATGGGAATGGATTGATTGCCCAGATATGCTTTTGTTTCCTCGTATTGATCAGCTGTAAATGAGGCATAAGCAGCTGTTGGAATTGCATTTCTATCCATGAACTTTTTAGCATATTCCTTACTGCCCTCGAGTTGAGCACCTTGTGCTGATGGAGCAATAATTAAGACGTCCTTAAGATTAGGAGTCGATTTGAAATAATCATAGATTCCCTCCACAATTGGATCTTCAGGACCAAC of Bacteroidota bacterium contains these proteins:
- the purD gene encoding phosphoribosylamine--glycine ligase — protein: MNILVLGSGGREHAMSWLIAKSELCDKLFIAPGNAGTQLEGVNLNIKVNDFKAIENAVLTHHIDLVIVGPEDPIVEGIYDYFKSTPNLKDVLIIAPSAQGAQLEGSKEYAKKFMDRNAIPTAAYASFTADQYEETKAYLGNQSIPIVIKADGLAAGKGVTVAFERKDAEQAIDDLFLNNKFGEAGSKVVIEEFLDGIELSVFVLTDGKNYVSLPEAKDYKQIGEGNTGPNTGGMGSISPVPFADQKFMQKVIDRIIEPTIKGFQKEGIEYRGFVFIGLMNVKGDPYVIEYNVRLGDPETEAILPRIDEDFVPYLIAAAKGELTDQKIKIKSAYSATVMLVSGGYPNSYEKNKEIKGLEKLEANSIFYAGAKQENDKIMTNGGRVLAINSLAANLQEALDQSYAKVDKISFDKMYFRKDLGKDLINF